The following are from one region of the Streptomyces fradiae genome:
- the clpS gene encoding ATP-dependent Clp protease adapter ClpS: protein MGQVSVAPIEIEQTQSAEEVSAVVEPDVPWVTLVHNDPVNLMSYVTYVFQAYFGYSKDKAHKLMLDVHNKGRAVVSSGTREEMERDVQAMHGYGLWATLSQDRG from the coding sequence ATGGGACAAGTGAGCGTCGCGCCTATCGAGATCGAGCAGACCCAGTCGGCCGAGGAGGTCTCCGCCGTCGTCGAACCGGACGTGCCGTGGGTGACCCTCGTGCACAACGACCCGGTGAACCTGATGAGCTATGTCACCTACGTCTTCCAGGCGTACTTCGGCTACTCCAAGGACAAGGCGCACAAGCTGATGCTCGACGTGCACAACAAGGGCCGCGCGGTGGTCTCCAGCGGCACCCGCGAGGAGATGGAACGGGACGTGCAGGCGATGCACGGCTACGGCCTGTGGGCGACCCTCTCCCAGGACCGCGGCTGA